In one Sebaldella sp. S0638 genomic region, the following are encoded:
- a CDS encoding DUF6602 domain-containing protein: MNENIIREIRNNYRKMEKSIVEELFITVNNHHLTAGTFREKVWKEMFENIIPKKFKIEQGAFLIDSSGKVSRETDLVIFDEQYIPYVLKNKNIKFIPIEAVMAVVQCKSNTFSTNEIREWEVSIDELSTGNSGIAGSTNNIVLINSRKTVPLKIICGTFYTSSEVIKKFLTETSTSSLIICAHSEQTEKTFIQKCKNESEITKNLYKSKDEKLSIYNKYNSLEDMAEFITPSILEKSEELVKLNIEIERFEIHELSLLTLVFQLNL; the protein is encoded by the coding sequence ATGAATGAAAATATAATAAGAGAAATTAGAAATAATTATAGAAAAATGGAGAAATCAATAGTAGAAGAGTTATTTATAACTGTTAATAACCATCACTTAACTGCTGGGACTTTTAGGGAAAAAGTGTGGAAAGAAATGTTTGAAAATATAATTCCTAAGAAGTTTAAAATAGAGCAGGGAGCTTTTTTAATAGATTCAAGTGGAAAGGTTTCAAGAGAAACAGACTTAGTGATTTTTGATGAACAATATATCCCATATGTTCTAAAAAATAAAAATATTAAATTTATTCCTATTGAAGCAGTTATGGCTGTAGTTCAATGTAAAAGCAATACATTTTCTACAAATGAGATAAGAGAATGGGAAGTTTCTATAGATGAACTTTCAACAGGGAATTCAGGAATTGCAGGCTCAACCAATAATATAGTATTAATAAATAGTAGAAAAACAGTGCCATTAAAGATTATATGCGGAACTTTTTATACAAGTTCTGAGGTGATAAAAAAATTTTTAACTGAAACCTCAACAAGTAGTCTTATAATATGTGCACATTCTGAACAAACAGAAAAGACATTTATTCAAAAGTGCAAAAATGAGAGTGAAATTACAAAAAATTTGTATAAAAGTAAAGATGAAAAATTAAGTATTTATAATAAATATAATAGTTTAGAAGACATGGCTGAATTTATAACACCATCAATTTTAGAAAAATCAGAAGAATTAGTGAAATTAAACATAGAAATTGAAAGGTTTGAAATTCATGAATTAAGCCTTTTAACATTAGTATTTCAATTAAATCTGTAG